In a single window of the Dinghuibacter silviterrae genome:
- a CDS encoding DUF4382 domain-containing protein — protein MKMTFVSLTAGFLLFAACQKSNNSSGNSQLEVRLTDGPANYQAVYIDVEKVEVNVSSDTGTTSGWQTLPLLHPGVYNLLDFRNGIDTVLASVSLPAGTLSQMRLVLGSNNSVVIDGQSYPLKTPSAQQSGLKFNIHSTLTPGIVYRLWIDFDASHSIVATGNGKYILKPVIRTYSEALGGSIKGYALPAAAKPEVWAIQGTDSLLALPDTATGYFFFGGVPSGSWNLFFHAQDSAYRDTTIAVNVSDGVVTNADTVTLRP, from the coding sequence ATGAAAATGACTTTTGTATCGCTGACAGCGGGCTTTCTTCTTTTTGCAGCTTGTCAGAAAAGCAACAACAGCAGCGGAAACAGCCAGTTGGAAGTACGGCTGACCGACGGTCCGGCAAACTACCAGGCCGTGTACATCGACGTCGAGAAAGTAGAGGTCAATGTTTCTTCCGATACCGGTACGACCTCGGGTTGGCAGACATTACCGCTGTTACACCCCGGTGTCTATAACCTTCTGGATTTCAGAAATGGCATCGATACCGTGCTGGCGTCCGTAAGCCTTCCCGCGGGAACACTGTCCCAGATGCGCCTGGTCCTTGGGAGCAACAATTCCGTGGTCATCGACGGTCAAAGCTACCCTTTGAAAACACCTTCGGCCCAACAATCGGGTCTGAAGTTCAATATCCACAGTACCCTGACCCCTGGTATCGTCTATCGTCTTTGGATCGACTTCGACGCCAGCCATTCCATCGTTGCCACCGGTAACGGCAAGTATATCCTCAAACCGGTGATCCGCACTTATTCCGAAGCGCTGGGCGGCAGTATCAAAGGATATGCCCTTCCGGCCGCGGCCAAACCGGAGGTTTGGGCCATCCAGGGTACGGATAGCCTGCTCGCGTTGCCCGATACGGCCACCGGGTACTTTTTCTTCGGAGGGGTACCCTCAGGTTCCTGGAACCTTTTCTTCCACGCCCAGGACTCTGCGTACAGGGATACGACGATCGCCGTAAACGTGAGCGACGGTGTGGTCACCAATGCGGATACCGTCACGTTGCGTCCATAA
- the bla gene encoding subclass B3 metallo-beta-lactamase, with amino-acid sequence MSLPKRLFVLVAFLIAAGAPVHAQKLAPLPNFQEDWVRDQEPFRIAGNLYYVGSYDLACYLITTRVGHILINTGLPGSDTMIRRHVEALGFRWRDIRILLATHAHFDHVGAMAAVQKQTGARLMIEEADAPLLADGGNSDFNFGGKGPIFEPARVDRLLYDRDKVALGEMILTVLHHPGHTKGACSYLFTVRDSARAYRVLIANMPSILDETKFPGMPAYPNVQKDYAHTFRVMPGISFDIWLSSHAGQFDLHSKWKEGYHPDAFIDRKGYDAALAKLKTAYDKKCQSGGNPGVGKIR; translated from the coding sequence ATGTCCTTGCCAAAACGTCTATTCGTACTCGTCGCTTTTTTAATCGCCGCCGGCGCCCCTGTGCACGCCCAAAAGCTGGCCCCCCTACCCAACTTCCAGGAAGACTGGGTCCGGGACCAGGAACCCTTCCGGATCGCCGGCAACCTGTATTATGTCGGGTCTTATGACCTGGCCTGCTACCTCATCACGACACGGGTGGGGCATATCCTCATCAATACAGGTCTCCCGGGTTCGGATACGATGATCCGGCGCCACGTGGAGGCCCTGGGCTTCCGGTGGAGGGACATCCGGATCCTGCTCGCGACCCACGCCCATTTTGATCACGTGGGTGCCATGGCGGCCGTTCAAAAACAAACGGGCGCGCGATTGATGATCGAGGAGGCGGATGCCCCGCTCTTGGCCGACGGAGGAAACTCCGACTTTAATTTTGGAGGAAAAGGGCCCATTTTTGAACCCGCTCGCGTGGATCGCCTGCTCTATGACAGGGACAAGGTTGCCCTGGGAGAGATGATCCTCACGGTCCTGCACCATCCCGGTCATACCAAAGGCGCCTGCAGCTACCTTTTTACCGTCCGGGATTCCGCGCGCGCTTACCGCGTGCTGATCGCCAATATGCCAAGCATCCTGGACGAAACAAAGTTCCCCGGCATGCCTGCGTATCCGAACGTCCAAAAGGACTATGCGCATACCTTTCGGGTAATGCCAGGCATTTCCTTCGATATATGGCTGTCTTCTCATGCTGGACAGTTCGACCTGCACTCCAAATGGAAGGAGGGCTATCATCCCGACGCATTTATTGACCGGAAAGGGTACGATGCGGCGCTGGCCAAACTGAAAACGGCGTATGACAAAAAGTGTCAAAGCGGCGGGAATCCTGGCGTAGGAAAAATTCGGTGA
- a CDS encoding T9SS type A sorting domain-containing protein, with protein MKTLIRITLLTSYALYGTGVSAQSYYPGGLGNANLILWLNASKSSSITMSSNQVSQWNDLSGNGYNFTQGTSGNQPVYSATAGNGNRPAVTFTSTSSQYLSTPTLPASLSFTKGLSTFTMATYNAPQTPQGWQRIFDFGNGQQNNNFMTGRYGSTNQVYAEGWNGGTGDQTWTTTTPIVNGTANMFETVQAAGAASTTTAVTFYIAGTSQASSGAAGSVTYIPKSIARASNFIGRSNWNVDNYFSGNISELIILDTAVSTTEQIILENYMWAGWGKAVANTKYTMTGTTYGTNLVGIGYTSLADNFLANPAGSTDGLGLSSASTGFLSSAGYLMAAHNGQANTVITNATIPGFSSTSSISKWNRSWYVQHTGGNTAATANLNFTFPDYNGTTPGAANYYLLYNANDGSFATGTNQIVTTNTTSVSGTTVSFNVTVSNLAAGYYTIIYSTTPITLPVTLISFTGQKDNTASLLQWTTAGKDGTGDFVIERSTDGQHFDSLALVTNPLDISTEYSYQYKDQTPFAGRNYYRLKMIDPFGDVSYSNIVLVGFDSENKTGITCYPNPVQDVLHVSLPVASEVTVRIFDLRGREVGVYKDDNTNQLSLPVQTLSTGMYVATIEQDGERYTQKVVKH; from the coding sequence ATGAAGACTCTGATCCGTATTACGCTGCTTACCTCGTATGCCCTGTATGGCACGGGCGTTTCCGCACAAAGCTATTACCCTGGCGGGCTTGGCAACGCCAACCTGATCCTCTGGCTGAATGCCTCCAAATCTTCCTCCATTACCATGAGTTCGAACCAGGTTAGTCAATGGAATGACCTGAGCGGGAACGGGTACAATTTTACCCAGGGGACGTCCGGCAACCAACCGGTGTATAGTGCCACGGCGGGGAACGGCAACCGCCCGGCGGTGACCTTCACCTCCACCAGCTCGCAATACCTGTCCACGCCGACCCTGCCGGCTTCCCTCAGCTTTACAAAGGGCCTTAGCACCTTTACGATGGCCACGTACAATGCACCCCAGACCCCCCAGGGCTGGCAAAGGATCTTCGATTTCGGCAACGGCCAGCAAAACAACAATTTCATGACCGGGCGGTACGGGAGTACCAACCAGGTCTATGCCGAGGGCTGGAACGGGGGTACCGGGGATCAGACATGGACCACGACGACGCCTATCGTCAATGGAACCGCCAATATGTTCGAAACCGTCCAGGCAGCCGGGGCTGCGAGCACCACGACTGCCGTCACTTTTTATATCGCAGGCACGTCCCAGGCCAGCAGCGGCGCCGCCGGGAGCGTTACGTATATCCCCAAATCCATCGCCCGTGCCTCCAACTTCATAGGGCGCAGCAACTGGAACGTCGACAATTATTTTTCGGGCAACATTTCCGAGTTGATCATCCTCGACACAGCCGTCAGCACCACCGAGCAAATCATCCTGGAGAATTATATGTGGGCGGGCTGGGGTAAGGCAGTGGCCAACACCAAGTATACCATGACGGGCACGACTTATGGGACCAACCTTGTCGGGATCGGGTATACCAGCCTGGCCGACAATTTCCTGGCCAATCCGGCCGGGTCGACGGATGGCCTCGGTCTGTCCAGCGCCAGCACAGGCTTTCTGAGCAGCGCCGGTTACCTGATGGCGGCCCACAACGGCCAGGCCAATACGGTCATCACGAATGCGACGATCCCCGGTTTTAGCAGCACCAGCTCCATCAGCAAGTGGAACCGCAGTTGGTATGTCCAGCATACGGGGGGGAACACAGCGGCGACCGCCAACCTGAACTTTACTTTCCCGGACTATAACGGGACGACACCCGGTGCCGCCAATTATTATTTATTGTACAATGCCAACGATGGCAGTTTCGCCACCGGCACCAACCAGATCGTCACCACCAACACCACGTCGGTCTCCGGGACTACGGTTTCCTTTAACGTGACCGTGTCGAACCTCGCAGCAGGGTATTACACCATCATCTACAGCACGACGCCGATCACCCTGCCGGTCACCCTGATTTCCTTTACGGGTCAAAAAGACAATACCGCAAGCCTTCTTCAATGGACGACCGCGGGTAAGGACGGCACCGGGGACTTTGTCATCGAAAGAAGCACGGATGGGCAGCACTTCGACTCCCTTGCCCTGGTCACCAATCCCCTCGATATTTCCACGGAATACAGCTACCAGTATAAAGACCAGACGCCTTTCGCGGGCCGCAATTACTACCGGTTGAAAATGATCGATCCTTTCGGTGACGTCTCCTATTCCAACATCGTCCTGGTCGGGTTTGATTCCGAAAATAAAACCGGTATCACCTGTTATCCCAACCCGGTGCAAGACGTCTTACACGTGTCCCTGCCGGTCGCTTCCGAGGTAACGGTAAGGATCTTCGACCTCCGCGGACGGGAAGTCGGTGTCTACAAGGACGACAACACCAACCAGCTCAGTCTGCCGGTGCAGACTTTGAGTACGGGGATGTATGTCGCGACGATCGAACAAGATGGGGAACGATATACCCAAAAAGTGGTCAAACACTAA
- a CDS encoding TonB-dependent receptor, with amino-acid sequence MTRLTAYIVSALFFSALFQTVAAQDRPELQVTVTLINTPLPEALAVIESKVPIRFAYPTELLRGQKNVSVTATRMPLHAFLDTLFRQTTLTYRVIGDQVVLQASTQPAKVTFDGFVRDAGTGESLIGASVYIPATGIGVTTNNYGFFSLTIPGADSVGLEVSYVGYKILRQQVSAHSSLEVSFDLPVNMENIPLTVVHDRREDFVKKNQMARIDLSSDMIVAAPSVSGGGDLLSSVEMLPGVQAGIDGTPGFFVRGGNTGQNLILLDDATLYNPSHIFGLVSVFNPSTIKHASLMKGGFPATYGDHVSSVLDVAMKDGSNQQYGGTVEMGTVSTGATVYGPLQTGKSSFLVSARRSTTDWLLHPFLKNNYFSKYYFYDVNAKLNFQVSPKDRVLLSFYSGRDNNTYTSDSTDTTGLNYAMHFGNTAVTARWNHQYSGKLFSNTSVEYNHYHQFLSATQEGYFAQLYSGIKDIDAKTNLTWYLSPAHKWNAGVDYLYQTLYPATFTGKIAPPDSSQSIIPSGIPPKFSNRLAAYLSDDMTFGSRWQASVGVRVPYFFKTDAHYLDVEPRVSLLYLIDPATSVKLSFTTMHQYIHLVQSYNASFPAEIWIGSSSLVRPQTAQEISAGLFRNFSSNTFQTSLEVYYKHLSHQLLFGGDSTAAIDNNIENQLIFGRAWDYGAELFIRKNRGKWTGWLAYTFAYAYQQFDSLNKSQTFPFAYDRRHMLDLSMAYAPVRHWKVAANFLLASGRAFSLSPDSTWVPGSNPLYHGNGKGKGNGNGNGNGNGNGGGQSGNPHRGSWDIITNNYRLSPYDRLDLSVHYAKNKAEWIFSVYNVYARPNNSFVYRTIDPTTGKVIARQLPLIPVIPSITYTYSF; translated from the coding sequence ATGACCCGGTTGACTGCATATATCGTGTCGGCTCTGTTTTTTTCCGCCCTATTTCAGACTGTCGCCGCCCAGGACAGGCCTGAGCTCCAGGTCACGGTCACCCTCATCAACACGCCGCTGCCCGAAGCATTGGCGGTCATCGAATCCAAGGTTCCCATTCGTTTTGCTTACCCGACGGAGCTCCTCCGCGGACAGAAAAATGTGTCGGTCACCGCCACCCGCATGCCCCTGCACGCGTTCCTCGATACCCTTTTCCGGCAAACGACCCTCACCTACCGGGTCATCGGGGACCAGGTCGTTTTGCAAGCGTCTACCCAACCGGCAAAGGTCACCTTCGACGGGTTTGTCCGGGATGCGGGGACGGGGGAGTCGCTCATCGGCGCCAGTGTCTATATACCGGCAACCGGGATCGGCGTAACCACCAATAACTACGGTTTCTTTTCCCTCACCATTCCAGGGGCGGATAGCGTCGGGCTGGAGGTTTCCTATGTCGGCTACAAGATCCTCCGGCAACAAGTGTCCGCGCATAGCAGCCTTGAAGTCTCCTTCGATCTTCCCGTCAATATGGAAAACATCCCATTAACCGTTGTCCACGACAGAAGGGAAGACTTTGTCAAAAAGAACCAGATGGCCAGGATTGACCTGTCCTCTGATATGATCGTCGCCGCGCCCTCGGTCAGCGGCGGCGGAGACCTTTTATCCAGCGTGGAGATGTTGCCCGGGGTACAGGCCGGCATCGACGGTACGCCGGGTTTCTTTGTACGGGGTGGGAACACCGGGCAGAACCTCATTTTGCTGGACGACGCCACCTTGTATAACCCCAGCCACATCTTCGGGCTGGTCAGCGTATTCAACCCCTCCACCATCAAACACGCCAGCCTGATGAAAGGGGGATTTCCCGCCACTTATGGCGATCACGTCTCCTCCGTGTTGGACGTGGCGATGAAAGACGGCAGCAACCAGCAATACGGCGGCACCGTAGAAATGGGCACCGTCTCCACCGGCGCCACGGTGTATGGCCCTCTGCAAACCGGCAAATCGTCCTTCCTGGTATCGGCCAGGAGGAGCACGACCGACTGGCTGTTGCATCCTTTTCTAAAGAACAACTACTTCAGCAAATATTATTTCTACGACGTGAACGCCAAGCTCAACTTCCAGGTCTCCCCGAAAGACCGGGTCCTGTTGAGCTTCTATAGCGGACGGGACAACAATACCTACACCAGCGATTCCACCGATACCACGGGCCTCAACTACGCCATGCATTTCGGCAACACGGCCGTCACCGCGCGCTGGAACCACCAGTATTCGGGCAAACTCTTTTCCAATACCTCGGTGGAGTATAACCATTATCACCAGTTCCTATCGGCTACCCAGGAAGGTTATTTTGCGCAGTTGTATTCCGGGATCAAGGACATAGACGCCAAAACCAACCTTACCTGGTATCTCTCCCCTGCGCATAAGTGGAACGCCGGCGTCGATTACCTCTATCAAACGTTATATCCGGCCACTTTTACCGGGAAAATTGCGCCGCCGGATTCTTCCCAGTCAATCATTCCCTCGGGGATACCGCCCAAATTCTCGAACCGCCTGGCGGCCTATCTAAGCGATGACATGACCTTCGGCAGCCGGTGGCAGGCATCCGTAGGAGTCCGCGTCCCTTATTTCTTTAAGACAGACGCCCATTACCTGGACGTCGAACCGAGGGTGTCCTTGTTATACCTGATCGATCCGGCGACCAGCGTCAAGCTGTCCTTTACCACCATGCACCAGTATATCCACCTGGTCCAAAGCTACAACGCCAGTTTCCCCGCCGAGATCTGGATCGGCAGCAGCAGTCTTGTCCGGCCGCAAACCGCCCAGGAAATATCGGCGGGCCTGTTCCGGAATTTCTCCTCAAACACGTTTCAAACCAGCCTGGAAGTCTATTACAAACACCTGTCGCACCAATTGTTATTCGGGGGAGACTCGACGGCGGCCATCGACAACAATATCGAAAATCAACTGATCTTCGGGAGAGCATGGGATTACGGGGCCGAACTGTTTATCCGGAAGAACAGGGGCAAATGGACGGGCTGGCTCGCCTATACTTTTGCTTACGCCTATCAGCAATTTGATTCGTTAAATAAAAGCCAGACCTTTCCCTTCGCCTACGACAGGAGACATATGCTGGACCTCTCCATGGCGTATGCCCCGGTCCGCCATTGGAAAGTAGCCGCTAATTTCCTGCTGGCAAGCGGCCGGGCGTTCTCGTTAAGCCCGGATTCTACCTGGGTCCCGGGTAGTAATCCACTATACCACGGCAATGGCAAGGGCAAGGGCAACGGCAACGGAAATGGAAACGGGAATGGAAACGGCGGGGGACAAAGCGGGAATCCCCACCGGGGTTCCTGGGACATCATCACCAATAATTACCGCTTAAGTCCTTATGACCGGCTCGACCTGAGCGTACATTACGCGAAAAACAAAGCCGAATGGATCTTCTCCGTTTATAACGTGTACGCCCGGCCCAATAACTCCTTTGTCTATCGCACAATCGATCCAACCACGGGAAAAGTGATCGCCCGTCAGCTTCCATTGATCCCCGTAATACCAAGTATTACATACACCTACAGTTTTTAA
- a CDS encoding DUF4382 domain-containing protein, with protein sequence MKKTNKLLLFLAPLAAGTLIFAACQKSTSNSATSGSGHLTIHLTDDIAPRPTTAVYIDVESVWVHAAPDSSLNGWVEVPLLRRGIYNLLNFRNGLDTVLAGVDLPSGIISQIRLVLGDSNSFVLNGIPYPLKTPSAQQSGLKFNVHAPMTPGIDYALWIDFMVSQSIVDMGNGTYMLKPVIRTYSKGLGGSIQGFALPSVALPDVWAIQGTDSLLARPDSATGYYFFGGVTAGTWNIYVHPEDSLYKDTTFSVTVADGVVTNADTVTLHK encoded by the coding sequence ATGAAAAAGACAAACAAACTGCTCCTGTTTCTGGCACCGCTGGCCGCGGGTACCCTGATTTTTGCCGCGTGCCAAAAGAGTACCAGCAACAGCGCTACCTCTGGCTCCGGCCACCTGACCATACACCTGACGGACGATATCGCCCCCCGGCCCACGACGGCGGTGTACATCGATGTAGAGTCGGTATGGGTTCACGCAGCCCCCGACAGTTCTTTGAATGGCTGGGTAGAAGTACCCCTGTTGCGCCGCGGGATCTACAACCTGCTAAATTTCCGCAACGGATTGGATACCGTGCTGGCGGGGGTCGACCTCCCTTCCGGTATCATTTCGCAGATCCGCCTGGTTCTCGGGGACAGTAACTCTTTTGTACTTAACGGCATCCCATATCCTCTTAAAACTCCGTCGGCCCAGCAATCCGGGCTGAAGTTCAATGTCCACGCACCCATGACTCCAGGCATCGACTACGCGCTCTGGATCGATTTTATGGTTTCTCAGTCCATTGTTGACATGGGCAACGGCACGTATATGCTTAAGCCCGTGATCCGTACTTATTCCAAAGGCCTCGGCGGCAGCATCCAGGGCTTTGCCCTGCCTTCCGTTGCCCTTCCGGATGTCTGGGCCATCCAGGGCACGGATAGCCTGCTTGCCCGGCCGGACTCCGCTACCGGGTATTATTTCTTTGGCGGTGTAACCGCGGGGACCTGGAACATCTATGTCCATCCCGAGGATTCACTGTACAAGGACACGACGTTCTCTGTGACGGTAGCCGATGGTGTCGTCACCAACGCCGATACGGTCACCTTGCATAAATGA
- a CDS encoding Na+/H+ antiporter, with product MLENFPFYVGLVVVIVLLILLAKRLQVAYPVLLVIGGLAISFIPGLPVLHIDPHLIFVIFLPPLLYEAAWSISWKELWRWRRIIGSFAFVVVFLTALSVALVANYYIPGFSLAMGFLLGGIVSPPDAVSAGAIMRFVKVPMRMASILEGESLLNDASSLIIFRFALIAVATGQFIWYQAALSFSWMVVGGIGVGLLVGWIFMKVHRFLHSDANTDIVLTIVTPYVMYTAAEVAHSSGVLAVVAGGLFLANNSHLFLSSTSRLRGFNFWENLTFVLNGLVFMFIGLDLPEIVNGLGSVSLSAAIGYGLLISAVLIVGRILAAYGAVIVTLIMRNFITVADARSPGLKAPLVIGWTGMRGVVSLAAALSIPADFPQRDLILFITFVVILCTLVVQGLTLPFIIRNMRLPDPDAVAPEEEVEALLRKQLADYALHHLEHKYGELLQSDPTLQQMAVKWTNSSAVSDGAMMTAAGKEAYRDILHHQRSWLRAKNRHEKLLNEELIRKYLRYLDLEEEKLEFV from the coding sequence GTGCTGGAAAATTTCCCCTTTTACGTCGGCCTCGTTGTCGTCATCGTCCTACTGATCCTGCTGGCCAAAAGGCTGCAGGTCGCCTACCCCGTATTGCTGGTCATCGGTGGCCTGGCCATCAGTTTTATACCGGGCCTCCCGGTCCTTCACATCGACCCCCACCTCATTTTTGTTATTTTCCTACCGCCCTTGTTGTACGAGGCGGCCTGGTCCATCTCGTGGAAGGAGCTGTGGCGGTGGAGGCGCATCATCGGCAGTTTTGCGTTTGTCGTGGTTTTCCTGACGGCGCTTTCGGTGGCACTCGTGGCCAACTATTACATACCCGGGTTTTCGCTGGCGATGGGTTTTTTGCTGGGGGGTATTGTATCGCCCCCGGATGCGGTCAGCGCCGGGGCCATCATGCGGTTTGTAAAGGTACCGATGCGTATGGCGTCGATCCTGGAAGGGGAGAGCCTGTTAAACGACGCGTCTTCGCTGATCATTTTCCGGTTTGCCCTGATCGCGGTGGCGACCGGGCAGTTTATCTGGTACCAGGCTGCCCTGAGCTTTTCCTGGATGGTCGTCGGCGGGATCGGTGTGGGGTTGCTGGTGGGCTGGATTTTTATGAAGGTCCACAGGTTTCTCCACAGCGACGCCAACACCGACATCGTGTTGACGATCGTCACGCCTTACGTGATGTACACGGCGGCGGAGGTAGCACACAGCTCCGGTGTGCTGGCCGTGGTTGCCGGCGGTTTGTTCCTGGCGAATAACAGCCACCTTTTTCTCAGCAGTACGTCCCGGTTGAGGGGCTTTAACTTTTGGGAAAACCTGACCTTTGTGCTCAACGGCCTGGTCTTTATGTTTATTGGCCTGGACCTGCCCGAAATCGTCAACGGACTGGGCAGCGTCAGCCTGTCCGCCGCCATCGGTTACGGGTTGCTGATCTCCGCCGTACTGATCGTGGGCCGGATACTGGCCGCCTACGGGGCCGTCATCGTCACCCTCATCATGCGCAATTTTATCACGGTGGCGGATGCGAGAAGCCCCGGCCTCAAAGCGCCGCTGGTGATCGGTTGGACGGGCATGCGGGGCGTCGTGTCCCTGGCGGCGGCTTTATCGATACCAGCGGACTTTCCGCAGCGGGACCTGATCCTCTTCATTACATTCGTCGTGATCTTGTGTACGTTGGTGGTGCAAGGACTGACGCTTCCTTTCATCATCCGCAACATGCGGCTCCCGGACCCCGACGCGGTTGCGCCGGAAGAAGAGGTCGAAGCCCTCCTCCGGAAGCAATTGGCGGATTATGCCTTGCATCACCTGGAACACAAATACGGCGAATTGCTGCAAAGCGATCCCACGCTCCAGCAAATGGCCGTCAAATGGACGAACAGTAGCGCGGTCTCCGACGGCGCCATGATGACTGCCGCCGGTAAGGAGGCCTACCGCGACATCCTGCACCACCAAAGGAGCTGGCTTCGTGCCAAGAACAGGCACGAGAAGTTGCTGAACGAAGAGCTCATCCGCAAATATTTGCGCTATCTCGATTTGGAAGAGGAGAAGCTGGAGTTTGTATAA
- a CDS encoding aminotransferase class V-fold PLP-dependent enzyme, protein MTSLASTLRPNSALPQGGDALERWFSPYGDQVIGHLQTFESPFGPQRIVYADWTASGRAYRPIEYRLQEEVLPFFGNTHTGSTVTGGRMTGAYEQSRHRIKAHVHAGEEDALLFCGSGTTSAVNKLQRMIGLKTAAITPLVLVTHMEHHSNHLSWLETGATVEVIRPDEDGNVDLGHVRELLHRYRGRPLKIAAITACSNVTGIRTPIHEIAALMHAHGGICVVDFAAAAPYVPIDMHPGSGDLDAIYFSVHKFLGGPGTPGVLVFNKRLCVNPVPDQPGGGTVFYTNPWGGRLYVNDIEQREDGGTPPILQAIKAGFCVQLKEEMGMTRMLAREKEILQTVFDRLSGVPGVTLLAGGQRNRLGIVSFLTPYVHYNLFVKLLNDRFGVQARGGCSCAGTYGHVLLGIDKTRSYQIRTALEKGDLSAKPGWVRLSFHPIMSDAEVDYILDAVEMTATYHAQWGSDYRYDATLNEFVFSV, encoded by the coding sequence ATGACCTCTTTGGCATCAACACTCCGACCAAATAGCGCCCTGCCCCAAGGTGGGGACGCGCTCGAACGCTGGTTCTCCCCCTACGGCGACCAGGTCATCGGCCACCTCCAGACCTTCGAATCCCCCTTTGGCCCGCAGCGGATCGTGTATGCCGACTGGACGGCTTCCGGCCGCGCCTACCGCCCGATCGAATACCGGCTCCAGGAGGAGGTCCTGCCGTTCTTCGGGAACACCCATACCGGATCGACCGTCACCGGCGGCCGCATGACCGGGGCGTATGAACAGTCAAGGCACCGTATCAAGGCGCACGTCCACGCCGGGGAAGAGGACGCCCTGCTTTTTTGCGGGAGCGGGACCACGTCTGCGGTAAACAAGCTCCAACGGATGATAGGGCTAAAGACCGCTGCCATCACCCCGCTGGTACTGGTGACCCACATGGAACACCACAGCAACCACCTTAGCTGGCTGGAAACGGGCGCGACGGTGGAAGTCATCCGGCCGGACGAAGACGGAAACGTCGACCTCGGGCATGTCCGGGAATTACTTCATCGCTATAGAGGCCGGCCGCTGAAGATCGCCGCCATTACCGCCTGTTCGAACGTAACCGGGATCCGGACACCCATCCACGAGATCGCTGCGCTGATGCACGCCCATGGGGGGATTTGCGTGGTGGATTTCGCTGCCGCGGCGCCGTACGTGCCGATCGATATGCACCCGGGATCTGGCGATCTTGACGCCATCTACTTTTCGGTCCACAAGTTTTTGGGCGGCCCCGGCACCCCCGGCGTACTCGTCTTTAATAAACGGCTGTGCGTAAACCCCGTCCCCGACCAGCCGGGTGGAGGGACGGTGTTCTACACCAACCCTTGGGGCGGGCGGTTATACGTGAACGATATCGAACAACGGGAGGACGGCGGAACGCCACCCATCCTGCAGGCGATCAAAGCCGGGTTCTGTGTCCAACTGAAGGAGGAGATGGGGATGACGCGCATGCTGGCCCGGGAAAAGGAGATCCTGCAAACCGTCTTCGATCGCCTGTCGGGTGTGCCCGGAGTGACGTTGCTGGCCGGCGGCCAACGCAACCGGCTGGGTATCGTGTCCTTTCTTACCCCGTACGTCCATTACAACCTTTTTGTAAAGCTGTTGAACGACCGGTTTGGCGTTCAGGCCCGGGGCGGGTGCAGCTGCGCGGGGACCTACGGGCATGTACTGCTGGGGATTGATAAAACCCGGTCCTATCAAATCCGCACGGCGCTGGAAAAGGGCGACCTCAGCGCCAAACCCGGATGGGTCCGCTTGTCTTTTCATCCCATCATGAGCGACGCGGAAGTGGACTACATCCTCGACGCCGTGGAGATGACCGCGACCTACCATGCGCAGTGGGGGAGTGATTACCGGTACGACGCCACGCTCAACGAATTTGTATTTAGTGTTTGA